The region GCGCTGAGGAACGTCGCAAGGAAGCTCACGAGAAAGAGCTAGATCGGGAGGCTCGGAAAGAAGCGCAACCCGATCGGGAGCTCTCGCCTGAACCAGACCGAGAGCAAGAGCCTGAGATGGATCGTGAACCAGACCGAGAGCCGGAGCCGGAACGGGAACCAGAACCAGAGCGTGACTTCGGGATGGGTGGTGCGCAGTGAGTTCTGATCCGAGCACCCAGCCAGGCCAGAAGAACACAGAGGTCCCGACGCAGCTGCGCGACGACGGCGTCGTGATGATCTTCTGGGCGTTCTTCATGTTCATGTTCCCAGCGATGTGGGTAGACGCCGACAAGCCACTACACAAGCGCTTCTGGGCCTGGCGGTATCTCTATCTCGGCTTCACAGTGGTCACGGCTATTTTTTTCCTCCCGGCGCTACTGAACGGGGAAATTATCTGGCTGCTGCTGGGACCGTTCGCCCACATCGTCGCAGGGCTCTCACTCGTCGGAATCTTCGCTGGCTTCCAGTTCCCCGGCATCGCGCTGCCGTTTGTCTCCTACGAGGTCTCGGCAGGACTGTACGTGGCGTCGATCGGGGTAGTGGCCGGGGGAGATTTGCTTCGGCGGACGTCGCCGGCAATGCTGGCACTGGACCCCTACGACAGTGACGACGATGAGCTAGTCGTCCCCCTGGAGCACGTCGACGACAAGAGCGACGATGCCCCGACGCCGCCGACAATCGACCAGGATGTCTCGACAGCCGTAATCGGCGAGACCGGCTCGGGCAAGACTTCGGCTATGCAGCTGCTGGCCTACCAGTTCCCGTATCATCGGGACACAGCGGTCATCGCACACGACGCCGGCGAAGATTTCCAGCGCTTCTATGAGGATCTTGGTTTCGACGTCAAGCGGATCAGCGCCAACGGCGGGGATGTGGTCTGGAATCTGTTCAAAGACGCTGACAGCCGGCGTGACTTCCGAGAGATTGCCCGTACGATCTTCGGCGAACCCGATGGGCACAACCCCTTCCACACACCAGCCAAGCAGGTCTTCGAGGACGTCCTGATGTACCTCCACCTGGAGGCGCAAAAAAACAACCGTCGCGACGAACTCTGCCATCTCGATCTCGTGCAACTGCTTGAGGAAGGCCATATCGAACTATATCAGAAACTCAGTGAATACGACCAACGGCTGGACGCTGGCCACCTCGACCCAGACCAGGGGAAGGGCGCACGGAACGTCTACCAGACGCTTCGCGAGCACACTCGGCCAGTGTTCGTCGACGACTTCGCGGAGTACGGCGAGTTCTCGCTGAACGAGTACATCGAGAATCCCGACGGGCGCGTCCTGATCATCGACTCCGAACCCTCGCGGATGGCGACCCTCGGGCCGATGTTCCAGTTGCTGCTGGATTGGTCGATCCGCTACGCAATGGAAGCCCCGAATCCCACAGTCAATATCCTCGACGAAATCGACCAACTCCCACCGTTGACCCAAGTGACGAACCTCACCGCCCGTGGCCGGAAGGAGAAAGCCCGTGCGCTGGTGGGCGTCCAGACGGTCGGCCAGCTGAAGGACACCTATTCGAACGTTTCTGGTATCCTGGGCAACTGCCCGCAGGGGGTGTACTTCGGCCCCGGTGACCGAGAGACCACGCAGTTCGTCCTCGACGAGGTTGGCGACCACCGGACCTTCGAGACGCAGGAGATGGTTGCTGTCTCTAGATCGACCGGCGATCGCTCCCAAAGCGAACAGAATCGTCGACGCCACCAGGAGAAAGATCAGAATCCGCTGACTCCCGGACAGCTCAGGAAGTTCGGGCCAGGGGAATGTGTCACCGTCCGCCGGACTGACTGGTGGCATGGACAGGCTCACGAACTCCACGAGGTCCGTGAT is a window of Haloarcula pelagica DNA encoding:
- a CDS encoding type IV secretion system DNA-binding domain-containing protein, with the translated sequence MSSDPSTQPGQKNTEVPTQLRDDGVVMIFWAFFMFMFPAMWVDADKPLHKRFWAWRYLYLGFTVVTAIFFLPALLNGEIIWLLLGPFAHIVAGLSLVGIFAGFQFPGIALPFVSYEVSAGLYVASIGVVAGGDLLRRTSPAMLALDPYDSDDDELVVPLEHVDDKSDDAPTPPTIDQDVSTAVIGETGSGKTSAMQLLAYQFPYHRDTAVIAHDAGEDFQRFYEDLGFDVKRISANGGDVVWNLFKDADSRRDFREIARTIFGEPDGHNPFHTPAKQVFEDVLMYLHLEAQKNNRRDELCHLDLVQLLEEGHIELYQKLSEYDQRLDAGHLDPDQGKGARNVYQTLREHTRPVFVDDFAEYGEFSLNEYIENPDGRVLIIDSEPSRMATLGPMFQLLLDWSIRYAMEAPNPTVNILDEIDQLPPLTQVTNLTARGRKEKARALVGVQTVGQLKDTYSNVSGILGNCPQGVYFGPGDRETTQFVLDEVGDHRTFETQEMVAVSRSTGDRSQSEQNRRRHQEKDQNPLTPGQLRKFGPGECVTVRRTDWWHGQAHELHEVRDNLPERGVESPVSLDDTKDDLEDTDSWLALLRSRLGRSESDSGSSDQSESDGDDAVDPDVWAADDVESPSLAFSYAKWDEALDRLDLDQPPISDPKHIDAFEDVCSMLDDRVLSLQIGADATIEIKELLIDLHDQTGLTPQEVLNEVTAHTEALQMGDEFRTEFLNQVDGEDRQETSDDGSGLFDNDNTDGADDSTDSEGGKETDPDEVADESEPAGTPEADAGEEENPTRDTDRQSVAGSDHSPDDGPVHTDEDIEKVLEADTEKDTDGEAADLDDDEDTDGDDDIDAANFM